The sequence below is a genomic window from Lolium perenne isolate Kyuss_39 chromosome 4, Kyuss_2.0, whole genome shotgun sequence.
GGCGATTCAAGACTCCCTCAAGGACGCCGCCGAGAAGGacaaggcggaggaggaagaaagggcggTGGCCATCGCCGCTGTGAAGGaggcggaggcgcgggcggcgctggcgcaggcggaggccgatgggTTCGTCGTCGACCTCTCCGACTAGAAGTCGCGATCCGATCGCGCATTTTGTATGTATGTAGGTACGTCGATTTCTATGTATGATCGACGAACTATGAATGAAAGTTTCCCGGGGTTTTAAATTTACAAATATACGGGGTCAAATACGGATTCTGCTAGACGGAGCGGTGTCTGATCGACCATTTTTTTATACGGAGGAAATTCGAGCGTTATACGGGGGCAGAAAAGGAAGGGGCGTGTTAGACATGCTCGTTGCCGCCCTCTCGTCTCGTGTGCTGCTGCCGCTCGGGACCTTATCTCCGTCTCGCTCCGACGCCATGAACTCGCCGGCGCACTGCCCCGCCACCACCGCGTCCCCGCCTCTGCGCGCCAGCCGCGCGCCGCTCGTCGCGATGGCCCAGCGCGGCGGCCGCGGGCGCAGGCTGCCCTCGTCCGCCCCAGAGGCCGAGCAGCCGGAGGAGGCGCTCGCCCGCATCCTCCGCACAGAGGCCGCCGTCTCCGGCGTCTCCCGcaaggccgccgccgcctccggccAGCAGTCCACCTGCCTCTGGCCCCGCGCCGTCCTCGAGGCTCTCGACTCGGCCGTCGCCTCCTGCCGCTGGGAGTCCGCTCTCGAGGTACCCTCCCCTCTCAAGCCCGTCCTCTCCGAAGCACAACCTGTTCGATTTGATGCTCATCACGTACGAATCGCTCTTCTCAGATCTTCGAGCTGATGCGGAAGCAGCGGTGGTACGAGCCCAAGGCGCAGACCTACGCGAGGCTGCTGATGATGCTGGGCAGGTGCCGTCAGCCCGGCCAGGCCACGGCCCTCTTCAACACGATGCTCTCGGAGGAGCGGCTGGCACCAAGGGTGGACGTGTACACGGCGCTCGTCAGCGCCTACGGCAACAGCGGGATGCTCGACGAGGCGCTGGCCATTGTCGACCGGATGAAAGGCGCAGCGGCGGGCTGCAAGCCGGACGAGTACACCTTCTCGGTTCTCATCAACTGCTGCTGCAAATCCCGCCGCTTCGACCTCATCCCGGCGGTCCTCGACGAGATGGCGTACCTGGGGCTCGGATGCAACGTTGTCATCCACAACGGGATAATCGATGGGTATGGCAAGGCTGGGAAGCTGGAGGAGATGGAGAATGCGCTGTCGAACATGCTTGAGGGTGGGGATAATGTGCCGGATATATACACGATGAACTCGATCCTCTGGGCCTACGGGGACCGTGGCAGGGTGGATGACATGGAGAAGTGGTACGGCGAGTTTCAGCTTATGGGCGTTGAGCCCGACACGCGGACATTCAATATCATGATGAAGTCCTACGGTAAGGCGGACATGCCTGAGAAAATGATGTCGGTGCTGAAATATATGAAGCAGCGCTTCTTCTCGCCCTCTGCTGCAACATTCAACATAATCATAGATTGTTTTGGAAGGGCTGGCAACATTGAGAAGATGGAGTACTATTTCAGGCTGATGAAGATTCAGGGGATGAAACCCAACCCGATCACCTACTGCTCGCTAGTTAATGGATACAGTAAAGCTGGGCTTCTTGATATGATTCCCGGAATCGTTCGACAGACAGAGAACACTGATGTTGTCTTAGATACTCCATTTTTCAACTGTGTTATCAGTGCATACGCCAAGGCTGGAGAAGTCAAGATAATGGAGGAAATGCTGCAGTTTATGAAGGACAAGAACTGTAAGCCTGGCAAAGTAATTTACACCACCATGATTCAGGCATATATCGCACATGGGATGGATGAAGCTGCTAAGTTGTTAGAGTTGGAAGAGACAAGATTTGATAACAAGCTGCTGGTAAGTCCCTTGGACTGTTTTTAGAGTCTTAGTGAGCTCAAATTTTCCGGTGACTGTATTTCGGCATTGTTATTCATGTTTATCCATATTCCATGGTATTTACTGGTTATCTTGTTTTTGGATCAGGAACAAGTTTCAGAGGTTAGATAACAACTAATGGGCACCATCATTTGTCGTGGAATTGGAGCAGTAAGATTTGTTCTAAAACCGGATCGGACAATGAACATGTAATAGAGAATGTGGTTAGGAGCCCAATGGAGAATATGGTTAGGAGTACAGAAAAAAGTTTGACCACAGTGATCAAATCAGCACGAGACTCAGTGATCCCAGTTGGATGCAATGACGAGGTAACTTGAAATTCGGAACTTGTATATTGGATGTTTCTTTGTTTACTATATTTAGGTTAACTGAAGTGTATACTCTAATTATTTTTCTTTCCGCATCCCCATAACAATTAACAACATGGAATAAATAAACCAGTTATATGGCCTTTTGTGCTACCAGAGAAGGGAGTCTCACATGGACTAAACGTGCAAAGCTAAACTTCCATTTAATCTGATTGCACAATTACAAACCCAGGTGGAGGTAACTTATAATATCTGATAGTCAAATGGACTACGACACAACAAAGAGAATAGGTGCACCATTTAGTATTAAAAGCACGGTTACTGAAGCAGACAGATGCAGAAAGGAGCACATATGCCACACATATAACAAGCAACAATATCATAACAAAATAAGCTGTTCAAAAGAAATGGAAGCTTCAAATCGATAAATTTGGAACTCCACTCAATACCTCTTCAAAACCGCCCGATTTAGATTCTTTGCAAGCTCAGCCCACAGCTCCTCCACGAATTCATCCTTGTAGCCGTTGTGGAACTCCATGAGCATGAATTCCTTGAGGCTTGGGAGAGATGGCAGCCCAATAAACAACCCAGTGCTGGCTTCAGAAGTCCAGTCACGAAATTGCAGCAGCTCAAGCTTCGGTGTGGCTCCTTCTTCAAACTTGACCGATTGCAGGTTACCTAGGCGATCCAGTTCCAGCACCACAAGGTTCGGGAATGCACCCCGACGAAAGTTGAAACTGACCTCTTTGCCAACAAATGATTCCTTCCACAGGCGCAGAGTGGCCAGGTTCGGTATCTTCCCTAGTAGCTGTATGGCAGCGTCGTGCTCCACTATCCTCGAGCTTCGTAGCCTCAGCTTCACGAGATTTGTGAGCCCCTGGATCCATTTGGGTAATTTTACGATGTTGCCATACAACTTGAGGCTCTGGAGATTTGCTGGAGGTGAGGAAACGTCATCTAAGCAGCCAGATAAACCAGGATATCCCAGTGACTGCACTAACAACAATTCCAAGCAGCTGAGATTAGCAACTGCCGAAAACAAATCTCGACTGTTTCTCTTGTTGACGCCAATAACTCCTAGCTTACGCAGCTGGTTAAGCTCTTTTAGATCTTGCAGAACCGCTTTTGCTCGTCTGATGTTAACAATACCCAACTTTTGCAGGGCTTTCAGTCTGCGGATCCCTCTTGGTACTGCAATACCACGTGGACTTTGGCGCGTTGCTAGCAGAGGTAATATGTTGCAGCAACACATGGTACATACATCACGCCTGTTCACGTCGACATccatatccatatccatcttctcTTTCACAAACTGAGGTGCACAACATGCCACACAAAATGCCATTGAAGAGCAAGTCATAACACATAGCATGTTCCTCATTACCTTGGGCAAATCTTTTTGACATGTTTCGATTTCAAGGTTGTCATCATCATTATCTTCGATGGCGCCACCACAAATATTCTGTAGTTTGCTAAGCTTGACGATGGTCTGTGGCAGCCCTATTATGCATGTGCCCGTGATATCTAGAGTTTGGAGTTGCCTCAGGTTACCCAGTGAATCGGGTAGGTGATAGATATCCTTACATCCCCTTATAGAGAGGTATCTTATGTGAAGAAGCTTCCCAATGTACTCAAGGTGATGGTCAACTACTCCTGATGTGCCTTCCAGGTCTAGCACTCGCAGCAACCTCATCTTGTCAGAAATGAAAAATGGCCTCCACTTCCCAAACACAGTTAATGACCGTATTCTGGACATGTCTACTATGCTCTCAAACTCAACTTGATCTCCCTCCCAGTTGATGCTGATAGAGAGATGGTGTATTTTACCTTTGCCATTTAAGCTGCAATCCTTCTCCAGCCTGAAAACAAGATTACCCTCCGTTGACTTTGAGATGCCAATTTCACGGATCAGATCATGGACTTGGCAGGAGTCAATTCCTTTTCTACTATGAATTGACTGTTGATATGGAAGGATCATGCTCCTGCTTATCAGTTCCATAAAGTAGTTGTCTGCTATTTCCTCCGCAGACTTGCCACGGCCCTCTCTTGAATAGCCCTCTGCAGTCCAGCGACGAACCAAGCGTCTTCGGCTAGCCTTGTAGCCTTCAGGAAAGATGGCCATATACAAGAAACAAGACTTGAGATGATAGGGTAGACCATCATAGCTTTTATTAAGGACTGCAATTATGATCTCAAGCTCTGGATTCATCTCCAACTCGGCGCTGATATGCTCATTCAATTTCCTCCACTCCAACACTGTTTTTGGTTGGTTTGCCAAGAAGCCACCTATGGTGACAATTGCAAGGGGAAGTCCATCACACTTTTTTAAGATCATATTTGCTTGTTCAACCAGCTCAGGATATTGCTCCTCCAAATATACGGTCTCCTTAAATATCTGAAAGTATGCGATCAAGCTATTTAGTGCTTTAGAAGTTAAATTAAGCTTGGAATATTGTGCAATTTACAATCACAGATTTCCATGTTTCAGGGTTGAATGAATGGAGTCAGAAGTTAAAGATGATTGAGTTTATTTCTATGAAGCTTAATATACGGTCTCCTTAAAACTGCATGGCAGTCGGCAGCCAGAGGCTATGCTTTTCTTAATCAAAATAAACATGCAGTTTTCTGGTAATTGTAACAGAGCGTGTGTACCATCTATTTTAACTGAATCATACTTCTTCTATTACAAATACACAAAACGTGACACAGTAGATAAGCAACTTTGCTACATGACACTGTAAAATGAGAGCAATTGCGCATGACACAGAAATGGTGGCCATCGGTTACATCTTACTATACTAATATTGTAATGGGCAGCAAGAGGTCTGCACAAACTGCCTAATTTAATTTGCCTTCCATCCTCCTAGCACAGGTGCTGAAGAACAAGCAGTCCCTGCACGAATTCACACCAGCACACACTGCTGCACAATTGCTCTTGGCTGGACTGGTCGCCTTGCCTTCCTACAAGAAGCGCTCCGCGAAGGCCAAACATGAAACCGCCAGGCATGATGATATTGAGTAAAGGCAGTCTTAGTTGCTGCTGGGCGTGCTCCGACCTGGCTAGACGCCAATCCAGACCGGGAGCATGCGGGGCCGTGTAGGTCCGTTGAGATAACCACTAGAGCGAGGTGAGGCTAAATCAGAGGATTTAGACTGGTGGTGAGCAATTAGGGAAGGGCAACACAATCCCCTAAAAAATATATAGGGTACTACAAGTGTACAACAACAATCACTCCAGTGtgttaggctggtgccaacgcgggctgGAGTGGAGGCGATACCGCCCGCGACGGGGCGAGAGACGGGCGAGACGCTAGCGGCGGGCGGTGGTTCCACCGCCCGGCGGTAgggggcggtaccgcccgcctatagcccgtgttggaggcgagagcggggcgagagTGAGGCGATAGCGGTGCTAGTGGGGGCGGTAGGGAGGTGGTAGGGAGGGGAGAGGAAGTGAGAGCTgtcactatagcccgtgcactggcaccgtggggtgagagtggggtgagagtaagggtaaaagctgacgtggcgagactatagtggggtgatgcattggcaccagccttatggCCGATGACCATCATTCTGGAGCGGCAGACGCAGACCCCATGATTCTGTACGCTTAATAACGGAGATATTACCAAAATTACGACTGTAAAAACGGAAGATCATCATCTACACGTCGTGCGGAAGCATGCCCACAGCAGGAGCGGATCTGGATGGGGTGCCAAAACTCGTAGGGAGGTTGATTTGGGTTGAACTAACTAATCGTCCCTCGATGACCAGAAAAATACCTTGAAAATGGATGTTCGGGACTGCGGGCAGAGCGGAGATAGCTGGGGCGCGATGAGGTGGAGCAGCGAGCCCGGTGAGCGCGCGTGGGAGGCGGGAGGGTTGGTTGGGGAGCGGGGTGGGCGTCGGCGATGAGGCGGAACTAGGGCACAGCAGCAGCAGTGGTGGACTTGGGAGAGAGATTCTAGCGCCGCATCGGACCGGATTGGGGCTTGGGCAGTAGGTCCGGGGGAGAAGAGGAAAGGCACTACGCCGGATGGTGGCGGAGAGGAAAAGTCGCTACGGAGAGAGGGATTCTGAGCAGGCAGAAAATATCAGATGGATTTTGACTTGAGACGCTGATTGGAGATTTGATTTTGTACTTACAGTAATGATTTAATATATTACTAGGATTTTTATTCAGAAACAAGTCGATAAGTTTCTGCAAACGTGCACATCTGGTTGAGATGccaaggcaaaaaaaaaaaaggtttccGTCTTTTCCAGAACAGTGGTTCTAAACCAATACTGTCAAAAATAGTGTGATGCTCAACAAAGAAAAGTAAGACGTGGAGGTAGATTATCTCAATTGTCAGCTCACTGATGACAAGAACTGCAAACAGAAGTAACCAAATGAAGAGTAGCTCTAGCAACTTTACTTGACACGGCCAGGCAGCTTTGCATCATTCCTGAATATAACAAAGTAGCATCCATGGTTTTACACCTCAAGGTTGTCACTCCTCATGTGCCAAAGAATTAACTTACATCAATATAGCATCCAATGTTTTACACTCTCCAGCCGCGACAAACAGTTAAGTTACTCTAATGAATTATGAAGTTATTTCAAAcgtggtggaaccagcccacccaCGTTTAAGTTTTAGACTTGGCATGAGTGTTTGCATTTACTTGGATTTATTtcaggatttaaccggcgctatgctttcagtggtaggtgccgtgtccgtcaacagcgaggcgccagtggtgacttcgtcaacctcaacatATGCcagctcagtccctcggaggtgctcataggggtaggatgtgcgtgcgtgcgttcataggagtgtttgtacgtgcgtatttgtgagcgtctgcgttgtactgtgttctaaaAAAAAGAATTATGAAGTTATTACAGAATATATATAGAGCTCGTTGGCACCGAACGAGCAAAGGGCCTAGAAGGTCACAGTAAGCCGTCTCGTATGTAAATACCTTGTCCTTGGCCAAGGTCTAAGCTGGTCAGGAGATCAACTCAGCATCGCTGGTGCAATGGCTCTAGAAGTCGGACTCGAAGCCTGATCATCAACCGGAGGGCCTGAGTAGACCAATATACTTGTATCATAACTTGGTCGCAGGATAAAGCTAAACGCATAACCACGGTGCGGTACAAGTCCTTACCGCCGCATTTTCCAGAACTGGTTCTTACACATCACAGCTGCCCTTACAAGGTACTTACTGCCGGGCATCGCCA
It includes:
- the LOC127297496 gene encoding uncharacterized protein; this encodes MLVAALSSRVLLPLGTLSPSRSDAMNSPAHCPATTASPPLRASRAPLVAMAQRGGRGRRLPSSAPEAEQPEEALARILRTEAAVSGVSRKAAAASGQQSTCLWPRAVLEALDSAVASCRWESALEIFELMRKQRWYEPKAQTYARLLMMLGRCRQPGQATALFNTMLSEERLAPRVDVYTALVSAYGNSGMLDEALAIVDRMKGAAAGCKPDEYTFSVLINCCCKSRRFDLIPAVLDEMAYLGLGCNVVIHNGIIDGYGKAGKLEEMENALSNMLEGGDNVPDIYTMNSILWAYGDRGRVDDMEKWYGEFQLMGVEPDTRTFNIMMKSYGKADMPEKMMSVLKYMKQRFFSPSAATFNIIIDCFGRAGNIEKMEYYFRLMKIQGMKPNPITYCSLVNGYSKAGLLDMIPGIVRQTENTDVVLDTPFFNCVISAYAKAGEVKIMEEMLQFMKDKNCKPGKVIYTTMIQAYIAHGMDEAAKLLELEETRFDNKLLEQVSEVR
- the LOC127297493 gene encoding disease resistance protein Pik-2, translated to MILKKCDGLPLAIVTIGGFLANQPKTVLEWRKLNEHISAELEMNPELEIIIAVLNKSYDGLPYHLKSCFLYMAIFPEGYKASRRRLVRRWTAEGYSREGRGKSAEEIADNYFMELISRSMILPYQQSIHSRKGIDSCQVHDLIREIGISKSTEGNLVFRLEKDCSLNGKGKIHHLSISINWEGDQVEFESIVDMSRIRSLTVFGKWRPFFISDKMRLLRVLDLEGTSGVVDHHLEYIGKLLHIRYLSIRGCKDIYHLPDSLGNLRQLQTLDITGTCIIGLPQTIVKLSKLQNICGGAIEDNDDDNLEIETCQKDLPKVMRNMLCVMTCSSMAFCVACCAPQFVKEKMDMDMDVDVNRRDVCTMCCCNILPLLATRQSPRGIAVPRGIRRLKALQKLGIVNIRRAKAVLQDLKELNQLRKLGVIGVNKRNSRDLFSAVANLSCLELLLVQSLGYPGLSGCLDDVSSPPANLQSLKLYGNIVKLPKWIQGLTNLVKLRLRSSRIVEHDAAIQLLGKIPNLATLRLWKESFVGKEVSFNFRRGAFPNLVVLELDRLGNLQSVKFEEGATPKLELLQFRDWTSEASTGLFIGLPSLPSLKEFMLMEFHNGYKDEFVEELWAELAKNLNRAVLKRY